The Aeromicrobium sp. Leaf245 genome includes a region encoding these proteins:
- a CDS encoding TetR/AcrR family transcriptional regulator — protein sequence MPSTTSRRGTLTRRKIAEAALRLIDDEGIGSASMRGIAKRLGVEAMSLYKHVGTRDDLLDAVVDLVVAELDADPEVLRVAENGWRDYLERLARGVRRYAMAHPHAFPIVATRPSEAPWINPPLRSLTWIESVLEALQAEGFDDDQVVFAYRSFNSFLLGYLLMETGARTLRDPRDGDGSFSAGADAAEPVPGGLTPTRDEDEQEAVAQAETPLEILDPSGAVDEATYPTIHRLAAGLAADRYAEEFDRALQEMLDGIASRLAD from the coding sequence ATGCCCTCCACGACCTCCCGACGCGGCACGCTGACGCGCCGCAAGATCGCCGAGGCCGCCCTGCGGCTGATCGACGACGAGGGCATCGGGTCGGCCTCGATGCGGGGGATCGCCAAGCGTCTGGGCGTCGAGGCGATGAGCCTCTACAAGCACGTCGGCACGCGTGACGACCTGCTCGACGCGGTCGTCGACCTGGTGGTGGCCGAGCTGGACGCCGATCCCGAGGTGCTGCGGGTGGCCGAGAACGGCTGGCGCGACTACCTGGAGCGGCTCGCGCGCGGCGTCCGCCGCTACGCGATGGCGCACCCGCACGCCTTCCCGATCGTGGCCACGCGACCGTCGGAGGCGCCGTGGATCAACCCGCCGCTGCGGTCCCTGACCTGGATCGAGTCGGTGCTCGAGGCGCTGCAGGCGGAGGGCTTCGACGACGACCAGGTGGTGTTCGCCTACCGGTCGTTCAACAGCTTCCTGCTGGGCTACCTGCTCATGGAGACGGGGGCGCGGACGCTGCGAGACCCGCGGGACGGCGACGGGTCTTTCTCCGCAGGTGCCGACGCCGCGGAGCCCGTGCCCGGTGGGCTCACCCCCACCCGTGACGAGGACGAGCAGGAGGCGGTGGCGCAGGCCGAGACGCCCCTGGAGATCCTCGACCCCTCCGGCGCCGTGGACGAGGCGACGTACCCGACGATCCACCGGCTGGCTGCCGGCCTGGCGGCCGACCGCTACGCCGAGGAGTTCGACCGCGCCCTGCAGGAGATGCTCGACGGCATCGCCTCGCGTCTCGCCGACTGA
- a CDS encoding CsbD family protein, translated as MSFIDKAKNTAEKVAGEVKENVGKATDNKDLEAEGKKDQASGSVKNAGENVKDAFK; from the coding sequence ATGAGCTTCATCGACAAGGCCAAGAACACCGCTGAGAAGGTCGCCGGCGAGGTCAAGGAGAACGTCGGCAAGGCCACCGACAACAAGGACCTCGAGGCCGAGGGCAAGAAGGACCAGGCGTCCGGCTCGGTCAAGAACGCCGGCGAGAACGTCAAGGACGCCTTCAAGTGA
- the nhaA gene encoding Na+/H+ antiporter NhaA, producing MSETETAADSRLTRLRRGVAGAETEQLGAGMLLVATLAAIAWANLGSGYDAFWHTEARVAVGDWSMGLDLYHLVNDALMAFFFFAVGLEVKRELTIGELTDRSRAIVPATAALAGLLVPALVFLLIARDSGQAHAWGVVISTDTAFLVGALAIIRPHHPSRLRVFLLTLAVVDDIGALGAIAIFYTDDLRVTPLLVAVGALALIALVRLLPSGRGPLYAALSVVVWFGLHEAGVHATLAGVAVALLIPVAAPRRHDVERVVELTRAFRQSPNPAYAAAAGRQLRESISINERLQQSFAPYVAFVILPIFALANAGVVLDAATLERSASSSLTWGVVAGLVAGKLLGITGATLLAQKVGLGVLAPGLTIGRVAGGAALSGIGFTISLLIVGIAIDDPAAQDEARVGVLAASVLAFVLGWVVLKALDARRPVVQPGAVLLRPFDPERDHFKGRADAPLVLVEYGDFECPFCSRATGMVDEVIEHFEGDLVWVWRHLPLHQHHPHAELAARAYEAAYLQGRHFDYARLLWANQAQLERLDLLRYADEIGLDLERFEADLDSDPVRRRVREDEDDADLMDVSGTPTFFIGTARHGGQWDAPTLIAALDASRGR from the coding sequence GTGAGCGAGACCGAGACCGCTGCCGACTCCCGCCTGACCCGGCTCCGTCGTGGGGTGGCCGGGGCCGAGACCGAGCAGCTGGGCGCCGGCATGCTGCTGGTGGCCACCCTCGCGGCCATCGCCTGGGCCAACCTCGGCAGCGGGTACGACGCGTTCTGGCACACCGAGGCGCGCGTGGCCGTGGGCGACTGGTCGATGGGCCTCGACCTCTACCACCTGGTCAACGACGCGCTCATGGCGTTCTTCTTCTTCGCCGTCGGGCTGGAGGTCAAGCGCGAGCTGACGATCGGCGAGCTCACCGACCGGTCCCGCGCCATCGTGCCCGCGACCGCGGCGCTCGCCGGGCTGCTGGTCCCCGCGCTCGTGTTCCTGCTGATCGCACGCGACTCCGGCCAGGCGCACGCCTGGGGCGTGGTCATCTCCACCGACACGGCGTTCCTCGTGGGCGCGCTCGCCATCATCCGGCCGCACCACCCCTCCCGGCTCCGGGTCTTCCTGCTGACGCTGGCCGTCGTCGACGACATCGGCGCCCTGGGCGCCATCGCGATCTTCTACACCGACGACCTGCGCGTCACCCCGCTGCTCGTCGCGGTGGGGGCCCTCGCGCTGATCGCTCTCGTGCGACTGCTGCCGTCGGGCCGGGGCCCGTTGTACGCGGCGCTGTCGGTGGTGGTCTGGTTCGGTCTGCACGAGGCGGGGGTGCACGCCACCCTCGCGGGCGTCGCGGTCGCGCTGCTCATCCCCGTCGCAGCGCCTCGCCGGCACGACGTGGAGCGCGTCGTGGAGCTGACGCGTGCGTTCCGCCAGTCCCCCAACCCGGCCTACGCCGCGGCCGCGGGCCGCCAGCTGCGCGAGTCCATCTCCATCAACGAGCGGCTCCAGCAGTCGTTCGCGCCCTACGTCGCGTTCGTGATCCTGCCGATCTTCGCGCTCGCGAACGCCGGCGTGGTGCTCGACGCCGCGACCCTCGAGCGGTCGGCCTCGTCGTCACTGACGTGGGGCGTGGTGGCCGGGCTCGTCGCCGGAAAGCTCCTCGGCATCACCGGCGCGACCCTGCTCGCCCAGAAGGTGGGCCTCGGTGTGCTCGCGCCCGGTCTGACCATCGGCCGCGTCGCGGGCGGGGCCGCCCTCTCGGGGATCGGCTTCACGATCTCGCTGCTGATCGTCGGCATCGCCATCGACGACCCCGCGGCGCAGGACGAGGCTCGCGTGGGCGTCCTCGCCGCCTCCGTGCTGGCGTTCGTGCTGGGCTGGGTCGTCCTCAAGGCGCTCGACGCCCGCCGGCCCGTCGTGCAGCCCGGTGCCGTGCTCCTGCGGCCGTTCGACCCCGAGCGCGACCACTTCAAGGGCCGTGCCGACGCCCCGCTCGTGCTCGTGGAGTACGGCGACTTCGAGTGCCCGTTCTGCAGCCGGGCCACGGGCATGGTCGACGAGGTGATCGAGCACTTCGAGGGCGACCTCGTGTGGGTGTGGCGCCACCTGCCGCTGCACCAGCACCACCCGCACGCCGAGCTGGCGGCGCGCGCCTACGAGGCGGCCTACCTGCAGGGTCGGCACTTCGACTACGCCCGCCTGCTGTGGGCCAACCAGGCGCAGCTGGAGCGGCTCGACCTGCTCCGCTACGCCGACGAGATCGGCCTGGACCTCGAGCGCTTCGAGGCCGACCTCGACTCCGACCCGGTGCGCCGACGTGTGCGCGAGGACGAGGACGACGCCGACCTCATGGACGTGTCCGGGACGCCGACGTTCTTCATCGGCACCGCCCGGCACGGCGGCCAGTGGGACGCGCCCACGCTCATCGCCGCCCTCGACGCCAGCCGGGGCCGCTGA
- a CDS encoding TauD/TfdA family dioxygenase, which produces MTLTAPDPTTTASSVEVRPVGGRVGAVVSGVRLGGGLAPEEVRDVRAALLRHKVLFVRGQHHLDDIEHHAFAATLGVPTSPHPTVRGVGAAVLPIDSSHGKANAWHTDVTFVDRVPAISVLRSVTLPPYGGTTVWANTAAAYASLHPAVRAMADRLWAVHTNRYDYAADVDEQRIGGIDVAEETYREEFGSRLFEAEHPVVHVHPETGERSLLLGQFVKRLVGLSTRDSASVLEMLQREITRLENTARWSWEPGDVAIWDNRATQHYAVADYDDHHRVMHRITVAGTVPVSLDGTRSTQRVGDTSAYSS; this is translated from the coding sequence ATGACCCTCACCGCACCCGATCCCACGACGACGGCCTCCTCGGTCGAGGTGCGACCCGTGGGTGGACGCGTCGGTGCCGTGGTCTCGGGCGTCCGGCTGGGCGGCGGGCTCGCGCCCGAGGAGGTCCGCGACGTCCGCGCGGCCCTGCTGCGCCACAAGGTCCTCTTCGTCCGCGGGCAGCACCACCTCGACGACATCGAGCACCACGCGTTCGCCGCCACCCTCGGCGTCCCGACCTCGCCGCACCCGACGGTCCGCGGCGTCGGAGCGGCGGTGCTGCCGATCGACTCCTCGCACGGCAAGGCCAACGCCTGGCACACCGACGTGACCTTCGTCGACCGCGTGCCGGCGATCAGCGTCCTGCGGTCGGTGACGCTCCCGCCGTACGGAGGGACGACGGTCTGGGCCAACACCGCGGCGGCCTACGCGTCGCTGCACCCCGCGGTCCGGGCGATGGCCGACAGGCTGTGGGCCGTGCACACCAACCGGTACGACTACGCCGCGGACGTCGACGAGCAGCGCATCGGCGGCATCGACGTCGCCGAGGAGACGTACCGGGAGGAGTTCGGGTCGAGGCTGTTCGAGGCCGAGCACCCGGTCGTGCACGTGCACCCGGAGACCGGCGAACGGTCGCTGCTGCTGGGCCAGTTCGTCAAGCGCCTCGTGGGACTGTCCACGCGCGACTCGGCCTCGGTCCTCGAGATGCTGCAGCGCGAGATCACCCGCCTCGAGAACACCGCGCGATGGAGCTGGGAGCCGGGCGACGTCGCGATCTGGGACAACCGCGCCACCCAGCACTACGCGGTGGCCGACTACGACGACCACCACCGCGTCATGCATCGCATCACCGTCGCGGGCACCGTTCCGGTGAGCCTCGACGGCACCCGCTCCACGCAGCGCGTCGGCGACACCTCGGCCTACTCCTCCTGA
- the panD gene encoding aspartate 1-decarboxylase produces MLRTMMTSKIHRATVTQADLHYVGSVTVDADLLDAANLLPGELVHIVDIDNGARIQTYTIAGERGSGVIGINGAAARLVHPGDLVILIGYGQMDDAEAREHQPSVVFVDSENRIIGTGSDPAEALPGSGLTRGDVVENPLVAAGGGAGPGAATVAP; encoded by the coding sequence ATGCTCCGCACGATGATGACCTCGAAGATCCACCGCGCCACTGTCACGCAGGCCGACCTGCACTACGTCGGCTCCGTGACGGTCGACGCCGACCTGCTCGACGCGGCGAACCTGCTGCCGGGCGAGCTCGTGCACATCGTCGACATCGACAACGGCGCCCGCATCCAGACCTACACGATCGCCGGCGAGCGCGGCTCGGGCGTCATCGGCATCAACGGTGCCGCCGCTCGCCTCGTGCATCCCGGCGACCTGGTGATCCTCATCGGCTACGGCCAGATGGACGACGCCGAGGCACGCGAGCACCAGCCGAGCGTCGTGTTCGTGGACTCCGAGAACCGCATCATCGGCACCGGGTCCGACCCGGCCGAGGCCCTGCCCGGGTCGGGGCTGACCCGCGGCGACGTCGTGGAGAACCCGCTCGTGGCGGCCGGCGGGGGTGCCGGGCCGGGGGCGGCGACGGTGGCGCCGTGA
- the panC gene encoding pantoate--beta-alanine ligase — translation MTPVVARTRAELRAALAGADRTAFVPTMGALHDGHARLMRHARPLGDTLVVSIFVNPTQFGPGEDLDAYPRTFDADLVVCEREGVDVVFAPDVDEMYPGGLDGAVTVDPGPLGQVLEGAARPTHFRGVLTVVAKLFALVRPDVAVFGEKDFQQLALIRRMVRDLALDVEVVGHPIVREADGLALSSRNTYLTPIQHEQALALSVALRAAADEGVVGRDAVLKAAREVLDAADGVEVDYLVVTDLLLGDVDDSYEGEARILVAARVGTTRLLDNSPVVLRKGP, via the coding sequence ATGACCCCCGTCGTCGCCCGTACCCGGGCCGAGCTGCGTGCGGCCCTCGCGGGGGCCGACCGCACGGCGTTCGTGCCCACCATGGGTGCGCTGCACGACGGCCACGCGCGCCTCATGCGGCACGCACGCCCGCTCGGCGACACGCTCGTGGTCTCGATCTTCGTCAACCCCACCCAGTTCGGGCCGGGCGAGGACCTCGACGCCTACCCGCGCACCTTCGACGCCGACCTGGTCGTCTGCGAGCGCGAGGGCGTCGACGTCGTGTTCGCGCCCGACGTCGACGAGATGTACCCCGGCGGCCTGGACGGGGCCGTGACCGTCGACCCGGGCCCGCTCGGGCAGGTGCTCGAGGGCGCCGCCCGCCCCACGCACTTCCGCGGCGTGCTCACCGTGGTCGCGAAGCTGTTCGCCCTCGTGCGCCCCGACGTCGCCGTCTTCGGCGAGAAGGACTTCCAGCAGCTGGCGCTGATCCGCCGCATGGTGCGCGACCTGGCGCTCGACGTCGAGGTCGTGGGCCACCCGATCGTCCGCGAGGCCGACGGCCTGGCGCTCAGCTCGCGCAACACCTACCTGACGCCGATCCAGCACGAGCAGGCGCTCGCCCTCTCCGTCGCGCTGCGAGCCGCCGCCGACGAGGGCGTCGTCGGACGCGACGCCGTGCTGAAGGCCGCGCGCGAGGTGCTCGACGCCGCCGACGGCGTCGAGGTGGACTACCTGGTCGTGACCGACCTGTTGCTCGGCGACGTCGACGACTCCTACGAGGGGGAGGCGCGGATCCTGGTGGCAGCCAGGGTCGGCACCACGCGCCTGCTCGACAACTCACCCGTGGTGCTCCGGAAGGGACCCTGA
- a CDS encoding CsbD family protein, with protein sequence MSFIDKAKNTAEKVTGEVKEAVGKATDNKDLEAEGKKDQTKGSIKNVGEDVKDAFKK encoded by the coding sequence ATGAGCTTCATCGACAAGGCCAAGAACACCGCGGAGAAGGTCACCGGCGAGGTCAAGGAGGCCGTCGGCAAGGCGACCGACAACAAGGACCTCGAGGCCGAGGGCAAGAAGGACCAGACCAAGGGCTCGATCAAGAACGTGGGCGAGGACGTCAAGGACGCCTTCAAGAAGTAA
- a CDS encoding ankyrin repeat domain-containing protein has protein sequence MSGGDFKDMFAAAVRGDVELVRFHLERGVDPDYVHPELQSTALVTSILAGQDAVARELLGHGADPTLVSELDETTPVAAARAAGLTALEAHLVELGARPAAGAPPAGPAPRGRGDRRAAWWPAWLSNSSRAPDADR, from the coding sequence ATGTCGGGCGGGGACTTCAAGGACATGTTCGCCGCCGCCGTGCGCGGCGACGTCGAGCTGGTCCGCTTCCACCTGGAGCGGGGCGTCGACCCCGACTACGTGCACCCCGAGCTGCAGTCGACCGCGCTGGTGACCAGCATCCTGGCCGGTCAGGATGCGGTGGCTCGAGAGCTGCTCGGCCACGGAGCCGACCCGACGCTGGTCTCCGAGCTGGACGAGACCACACCGGTCGCGGCGGCCCGGGCTGCGGGCCTGACCGCGCTCGAGGCCCACCTCGTCGAGCTCGGCGCACGCCCGGCAGCGGGTGCACCTCCGGCAGGGCCCGCTCCTCGTGGGCGGGGCGACCGACGGGCGGCGTGGTGGCCCGCGTGGCTCAGTAATTCTTCTCGTGCACCAGACGCAGACCGGTGA
- the lysS gene encoding lysine--tRNA ligase: MSADTQNPDDDLPEQLRIRREKRQQLIDAGLEPYPTDLGLTHTLAQVREAYDPEVLGADHHTGDVVTVAGRVIFRRGTGKLVFVSLREGDGTSLQAMVSLDGVGEESLERLKHLVDIGDHLAVTGEVITSRRGELSVQASSWAIAAKTLRPLPNEHNPLSDEARSRMRYVDLIVRPEARDNVRVKAKVLQSLRRTLDERAYVEVETPVLQHTNGGAAARPFHTHVNAFDESALLRIALELHLKRSLVGGIDRVYEIGKTFRNEGVDNTHNPEFMMLEAYEAYGSYDTMADLTRALVVDAARAVGRTVVPGRDGSEIDLEQPWRRATIHELVGEAVGQQVDVETSEESLKALAARHDVALQDHWGAGEIVLELFEKLVEHTLIQPTFVCDYPEAVRPLAKKHRTTPGLVEAWDLIINGVELAPAYTELNDPVVQRERLEEQARLAAAGDPEAMDVDEDFLRALEFGMPPAGGLGLGVDRLVMLLQGIGIREAILFPISRREV, translated from the coding sequence GTGAGCGCCGACACCCAGAACCCCGACGACGACCTGCCCGAGCAGCTGCGGATCCGCCGCGAGAAGCGCCAGCAGCTCATCGACGCCGGCCTCGAGCCGTACCCGACGGACCTGGGTCTCACCCACACCCTGGCGCAGGTGCGCGAGGCCTACGACCCCGAGGTGCTCGGCGCCGACCACCACACCGGCGACGTCGTGACGGTGGCCGGGCGGGTCATCTTCCGCCGTGGCACGGGCAAGCTGGTGTTCGTCTCGCTGCGCGAGGGCGACGGCACGAGCCTGCAGGCGATGGTCTCGCTCGACGGCGTGGGGGAGGAGTCGCTCGAGCGGCTCAAGCACCTCGTCGACATCGGCGACCACCTGGCCGTCACGGGCGAGGTCATCACGTCGCGGCGCGGCGAGCTGAGCGTCCAGGCGTCGTCGTGGGCGATCGCCGCCAAGACGCTGCGGCCGCTGCCGAACGAGCACAACCCGCTCTCGGACGAGGCGCGCAGTCGGATGCGCTACGTCGACCTGATCGTCCGCCCCGAGGCCCGCGACAACGTCCGCGTGAAGGCCAAGGTGCTGCAGTCGCTGCGCCGCACCCTCGACGAGCGCGCCTACGTCGAGGTCGAGACGCCGGTGCTCCAGCACACCAACGGTGGAGCGGCCGCCCGCCCCTTCCACACCCACGTCAACGCCTTCGACGAGAGCGCCCTGCTGCGCATCGCCCTCGAGCTGCACCTCAAGCGCTCGCTCGTCGGCGGCATCGACCGCGTGTACGAGATCGGCAAGACGTTCCGCAACGAGGGCGTGGACAACACCCACAACCCCGAGTTCATGATGCTGGAGGCGTACGAGGCGTACGGCTCCTACGACACGATGGCCGACCTCACCCGCGCGCTCGTGGTCGACGCGGCCCGTGCGGTCGGTCGGACGGTCGTCCCCGGTCGGGACGGCAGCGAGATCGACCTCGAGCAGCCCTGGCGGCGGGCCACGATCCACGAGCTGGTGGGCGAGGCCGTCGGCCAGCAGGTCGACGTCGAGACGTCCGAGGAGTCGCTGAAGGCCCTGGCCGCCCGGCACGACGTGGCGCTGCAGGACCACTGGGGCGCCGGAGAGATCGTGCTCGAGCTGTTCGAGAAGCTCGTCGAGCACACGCTGATCCAGCCGACGTTCGTGTGCGACTACCCCGAGGCCGTGCGTCCGCTCGCGAAGAAGCACCGCACCACCCCCGGCCTGGTCGAGGCGTGGGACCTGATCATCAACGGCGTCGAGCTGGCTCCGGCCTACACCGAGCTCAACGACCCCGTCGTGCAGCGCGAGCGGCTCGAGGAGCAGGCGCGCCTCGCCGCGGCCGGTGACCCCGAGGCCATGGACGTCGACGAGGACTTCCTGCGCGCGCTCGAGTTCGGCATGCCCCCGGCCGGTGGGCTCGGGCTGGGCGTCGACCGGCTGGTGATGCTGCTGCAGGGCATCGGCATCCGCGAGGCGATCCTGTTCCCGATCTCGCGTCGCGAGGTCTGA
- a CDS encoding HNH endonuclease signature motif containing protein, translated as MSVAALDTHPVPSCVHGLHALLDTVPTEAWDGLDPAEVRRLLAEISRAEARLSAHKMAAARVLEKARRAAANGDGPRPGTGTSTGATISIDFGGDRSGADALVNTAERIEEQTTLTEAALAAGEITMKQADILSRALAKLPEDVTSEQRLMCEKTLLKDAQKLTLKDLRRRAARITETYRKTVDEVDADEDEILRRREEEARKKTSFSMWDNNDGTVTGRFTLPEAQGAMLKTALDALAAPHQKVGTVNAATGEHDEVGFGQSYPQRLGHAFATLIEHIPADSLPSNGGVSAVVTVNLDLDTLMGGVKAAGLSDGTRISAGEARRLACSAQIVPMVLNGTPLPLDLGSANRYFNRSSRRAMEKRDMGCTTPGCDRDARWTEAHRLNPYAISKTTDIRDGALLCPFHHHRAHDQGWIGRINPDDGHVEWKLPGSDTWQRNQRWRP; from the coding sequence ATGAGCGTCGCCGCACTCGACACCCACCCGGTGCCGTCGTGCGTGCACGGACTCCACGCCCTGCTCGACACGGTCCCCACCGAGGCGTGGGACGGCCTGGACCCCGCCGAGGTCCGACGACTCCTGGCTGAGATCAGTCGCGCCGAAGCTCGGTTGTCGGCCCACAAGATGGCCGCCGCACGTGTGCTGGAGAAGGCTCGCAGGGCCGCTGCGAACGGTGACGGACCGCGACCGGGGACGGGCACCTCTACCGGGGCAACGATCTCGATCGACTTCGGTGGTGACCGCAGTGGCGCCGACGCGTTGGTGAACACCGCCGAACGGATCGAGGAGCAGACCACCCTCACCGAAGCCGCCCTCGCGGCAGGCGAGATCACGATGAAGCAGGCCGACATCCTCTCCCGCGCCCTCGCGAAGCTGCCCGAGGACGTCACCAGCGAGCAACGCCTGATGTGTGAGAAGACCCTGCTCAAGGACGCGCAGAAGCTCACCCTCAAGGACCTGCGCCGCAGGGCCGCCCGGATCACCGAGACCTACCGCAAGACCGTCGACGAGGTCGACGCCGACGAGGACGAGATCCTGCGTCGCCGCGAAGAGGAAGCCCGCAAGAAGACCAGCTTCTCGATGTGGGACAACAATGACGGCACCGTCACCGGACGCTTCACCCTCCCCGAAGCACAGGGCGCCATGCTCAAGACCGCCCTCGACGCGCTCGCAGCCCCGCACCAGAAGGTCGGGACCGTCAACGCCGCCACCGGCGAGCACGACGAGGTGGGGTTCGGCCAGTCCTACCCGCAGCGCCTCGGCCACGCCTTCGCCACGTTGATCGAGCACATCCCGGCTGATTCCCTGCCGTCCAACGGTGGCGTCTCCGCCGTCGTGACGGTCAACCTCGACCTCGACACCCTCATGGGCGGCGTCAAGGCCGCCGGGCTGTCGGACGGCACCCGCATCAGCGCCGGCGAAGCGCGCCGGCTCGCCTGCTCGGCACAGATCGTCCCCATGGTCCTCAACGGAACGCCACTCCCGCTCGACCTCGGCTCCGCCAACCGGTACTTCAACCGCAGCTCACGCCGGGCGATGGAGAAGCGCGACATGGGATGCACGACACCCGGATGCGACCGTGACGCCAGGTGGACCGAGGCTCACCGCCTGAATCCGTACGCGATCTCCAAGACCACCGACATCAGGGACGGCGCACTTCTCTGTCCGTTCCACCACCACCGAGCACACGACCAGGGCTGGATCGGACGCATCAACCCCGACGACGGACACGTCGAGTGGAAGCTCCCCGGCTCCGACACCTGGCAACGCAACCAACGCTGGCGACCCTGA
- a CDS encoding type III pantothenate kinase, with protein sequence MTLLTLDVGNSQSVIGAFEGEKLVEHWTVSSQTQRTADEWHLLAHGFVRAAGLADVQAVAMCCTVPSIQVELKAMLERYYGGLPVSIVGPGVKTGIPIHTDNPREVGADRIVNALAAAEVYGGPAIVVDMNGTATIFDVVDDRNRYLGGAIAPAVELSLEALARRGAQLRAVELAVPRDVIGKNTVEAVQSGAVYGFAGLVDGMVDRIIESLEADPDDVAVIATGAYADVVLDHCTTITSRDPWLTLTGLRLVHEKNY encoded by the coding sequence GTGACCCTCCTGACGCTCGACGTCGGCAACAGCCAGTCGGTCATCGGCGCGTTCGAGGGCGAGAAGCTCGTCGAGCACTGGACCGTCTCGTCGCAGACGCAGCGCACGGCCGACGAGTGGCACCTGCTCGCCCACGGCTTCGTGCGCGCAGCGGGTCTGGCCGACGTCCAGGCGGTGGCCATGTGCTGCACCGTGCCGTCGATCCAGGTCGAGCTGAAGGCGATGCTGGAGCGGTACTACGGCGGACTCCCGGTCTCGATCGTCGGGCCGGGCGTGAAGACCGGCATCCCGATCCACACCGACAACCCGCGCGAGGTGGGTGCCGACCGCATCGTCAACGCGCTCGCCGCGGCCGAGGTGTACGGCGGGCCGGCGATCGTGGTCGACATGAACGGCACGGCCACGATCTTCGACGTGGTCGACGACCGGAACCGGTACCTGGGCGGGGCGATCGCGCCGGCCGTCGAGCTGTCGCTCGAGGCGCTGGCTCGTCGCGGCGCCCAGCTGCGGGCGGTCGAGCTGGCCGTCCCCCGCGACGTCATCGGCAAGAACACCGTCGAGGCCGTGCAGTCGGGCGCGGTCTACGGGTTCGCGGGCCTGGTCGACGGGATGGTCGACCGGATCATCGAGTCGTTGGAGGCCGACCCCGACGACGTGGCGGTCATCGCGACCGGCGCCTACGCCGACGTGGTGCTCGACCACTGCACGACGATCACGTCACGCGACCCGTGGCTGACCCTCACCGGTCTGCGTCTGGTGCACGAGAAGAATTACTGA